The following is a genomic window from Deltaproteobacteria bacterium PRO3.
CAGCGTCACGGTCGACTGAGCCTGCGCCGCTTGGCGAGTGCGGGCAAAAACCTTGACAGGCCTTTTCCCCCCCGTCATCATGGCCCCAATTTATGAAGAAAACTTTCGAAGTCGTCTTGCTCAACCAGAAATTCCAGCTCAAAAGCGAGTCGGACGAGAAATACGTCCAGCGCGTCGCCGATTACGTCAACAAGAAGCTCTTCGACATCCAAGAAAAGACGAAATCCGTCTCTTCTTTGAACGTCGCGCTGCTTGCGGCCTTGAACATTGCCGACGATTTCTTTAGAATCAAGACAACCGACAAAGGAAAGGTCGGGGAGGCCCGAGCCAAGGTCCGCGAGATCCTCGGTTTGATCGACCGCCAGCTCGGACATTGAGTATTTCGCTCTTTTACAGCCGATTTGGATTTCCCTGCCTTGTTCGCGTTTGGTGCTTTATTATGATTTAGAACCTAGCTGATGAGAACGGGAGCTTCCGCTAACGGCGGTGAGCAAGCCCGCCGACCTTCGGGCCGCATGCGGGAAGCCTAATGCCGTGATTGAAGCGCCCACCTATTTTAAATAGGTTCAAATCTCGCAGCCCCACACGACAGAAGGTGGGGAGAATTTTGAAGTCCCGCCCCTGGTCCTCGCCGGGCCGGGGG
Proteins encoded in this region:
- a CDS encoding cell division protein ZapA — protein: MKKTFEVVLLNQKFQLKSESDEKYVQRVADYVNKKLFDIQEKTKSVSSLNVALLAALNIADDFFRIKTTDKGKVGEARAKVREILGLIDRQLGH